A genomic segment from Melanotaenia boesemani isolate fMelBoe1 chromosome 9, fMelBoe1.pri, whole genome shotgun sequence encodes:
- the kbtbd3 gene encoding kelch repeat and BTB domain-containing protein 3 → MDEPTKSSAGLTTSHISSSSNTSSCISNSAPKCNGVPERRTLLRVSESHGLQLLKVLKSFREQGLLFDFTIKVQEHSFPCHRCVLAACSDFFRAMFEVDMRECGDGSVMLSNQCPVAVGSFLDFAYSGEALITDSNVDMLFQLATFLQISVLSKACSDFLISTMDLCNCLSLLSLAEAYGSVSLLNSANEFVVQNYSDLSQTQDFLDIQVNILEACLRSDALNVSSEATVVMSLLRWIRHNLAERQKLLPSLLSLTRLHHLPASALKALRNSDTLLCDESCLALLSEAQCRQIQYNGLLTDARPATTQTYIYTHKTEENGEIRHTFCYCLETDQWKELGTVRGEETASMPDPPGSYLTSYAEKIFVTGGCRGNCCRAIRLHVAEPYHNATDEVWCFCPVTLTCTPAPVMLKPRTMHTAITCLDRVYVIGGRTKGSRGEADNLLEVEYYNPLTQIWSSVSPLPTAIFYPEASACGSVIYTLGSEVEITDSFNPSLDCFFRYDAQQDQWSRLVAEFGQFFHATLVKAVSINNTLHLCDLSTYKVYSFCPETCVWKGEGSFECAGFNAGAVGTKDRIYILGGDYSPDEITDEVQVYYSGRSQWEEVAPMPRALTEFHCQLISFNRYIDPWGDTE, encoded by the exons ATGGATGAACCTACGAAGTCATCTGCTGGTTTAACCACCTCCCACAtttccagcagcagcaacactTCTAGCTGTATATCTAACAGTGCTCCAAAATGCAACGGGGTCCCAGAGAGGCGGACCCTGCTACGGGTGTCTGAGTCTCATggactgcagctgctgaaagtgCTTAAATCTTTCAGGGAACAAGGCTTGCTGTTTGACTTCACCATCAAAGTCCAGGAACACAGCTTCCCCTGTCATCGCTGTGTTCTTGCAGCATGTAGCGATTTCTTTag GGCTATGTTCGAGGTAGACATGCGAGAGTGTGGTGATGGTTCAGTAATGCTGAGTAATCAGTGTCCAGTGGCTGTGGGTTCTTTCCTGGACTTTGCATACTCTGGAGAGGCACTCATCACTGATAGCAATGTAGACATGCTGTTTCAGCTTGCTACTTTTCTGCAG ATTTCTGTCCTTTCCAAAGCATGCAGTGACTTTCTAATCAGCACCATGGATCTTTGTAACTGTCTGTCCCTGTTATCCCTGGCTGAGGCATATGGCTCAGTCTCTCTCCTTAATAGTGCCAATGAGTTTGTGGTTCAGAACTATTCTGATCTTTCCCAAACCCAGGACTTCTTGGACATACAG GTAAATATCTTGGAGGCCTGCTTAAGGTCAGATGCTCTGAACGTGTCCAGTGAAGCAACAGTTGTGATGTCACTTCTCAGATGGATTCGTCACAATCTGGCTGAAAGACAGAAGCTGCTACCAAGCTTGTTGTCTCTGACCCGGCTGCACCACTTGCCTGCATCTGCACTAAAA GCTCTGCGCAATTCTGATACTCTCCTCTGTGATGAGTCCTGTCTTGCACTGTTGTCAGAGGCTCAGTGCAGACAGATTCAGTACAATGGCCTACTCACTGATGCCAGACCTGCCACCACTCAAACCTACATCTACACCCACAAGACAGAGGAAAATGGTGAGATCCGCCACACCTTCTGCTACTGTCTGGAAACGGATCAGTGGAAAGAACTGGGAACAGTGCGTGGAGAGGAAACAGCCTCTATGCCAGATCCACCAGGATCTTACCTTACCAGTTATGCTGAAAAG ATCTTTGTCACCGGTGGTTGTCGAGGAAACTGTTGCCGGGCAATTCGCCTCCATGTGGCTGAACCATATCACAATGCCACAGATGAAGTCTGGTGTTTCTGCCCTGTGACCTTGACCTGCACACCTGCACCAGTCATGTTGAAGCCCAGAACCATGCACACAGCTATAACCTGCCTGGACAGAGTGTATGTCATTGGGGGAAGGACCAAAGGATCGAGAGGGGAGGCCGACAATCTGCTGGAG GTGGAATATTATAACCCTCTAACTCAAATCTGGTCCTCTGTCAGCCCACTGCCCACTGCTATCTTCTACCCAGAGGCCAGTGCATGTGGCAGTGTAATCTACACACTGGGGTCAGAGGTGGAGATCACAGACTCTTTTAATCCTTCACTTGACTGCTTCTTTCGCTATGATGCCCAACAAGACCAGTGGAGCCGACTGGTTGCAGAGTTTGGCCAGTTCTTCCATGCTACACTGGTTAAGGCTGTGTCAATCAATAATACTCTCCACCTCTGTGACCTGTCCACTTATAAG GTTTATAGTTTTTGCCCAGAaacgtgtgtgtggaagggTGAAGGGTCATTTGAATGTGCTGGGTTCAACGCTGGAGCTGTGGGCACGAAAGACAGAATCTACATTCTGGGAGGAGATTACTCACCTGACGAGATCACTGATGAAGTTCAG GTGTACTACAGTGGGAGGAGTCAATGGGAGGAAGTGGCTCCCATGCCCAGAGCTCTCACCGAGTTCCACTGCCAGCTAATTAGCTTCAACAGATACATAGATCCATGGGGTGACACAGAATGA
- the LOC121646718 gene encoding sarcolipin, which translates to MDRSTRELFLNFMIVLITVLLMWLLVKTYQD; encoded by the coding sequence ATGGACCGCTCGACGCGGGAACTGTTCCTCAACTTCATGATTGTGTTAATCACTGTGCTGCTGATGTGGCTGCTGGTGAAAACTTACCAGGACTGA